The nucleotide sequence GATCGCAATCGCGAATGACCGTAGCCTCATTCGAGCAATGGCTGCAGCTATATTTACGACAACGAACGGTCCGACAGGAAAAATACTGAGCAAAAAAACATAACTGAATGCATTGCGCCGGACCCAGATGAGACTGGATTGCACCTTTGGCTTCTGCGCCATACGCTGGATATAGCGATGTCCCGAAATTTTTCGCACGATAAGAAACGTAGTCATGCATCCGCTAACGATACCGATCCACGAATAGAGGAAGCCCCACCACATTCCATATACAGCAGCATTGACTCCGACAATAACCATCGTCG is from Candidatus Cohnella colombiensis and encodes:
- a CDS encoding TVP38/TMEM64 family protein, with protein sequence MSLSDILSQITEDNITKMLEQYRDFGPFPGIFLTFMKSFVPPLPTMVIVGVNAAVYGMWWGFLYSWIGIVSGCMTTFLIVRKISGHRYIQRMAQKPKVQSSLIWVRRNAFSYVFLLSIFPVGPFVVVNIAAAIARMRLRSFAIAIIFGKAIMVLSVSYIGHDLNRFMERPLELIYVVLFVGASLWISKKIEKWFTRDHETA